The Caloenas nicobarica isolate bCalNic1 chromosome 32, bCalNic1.hap1, whole genome shotgun sequence genome includes the window GCATAACTGCGTATGAATGTTAACAAAACTTAGATGGGTGTTTAAAAGGATTATTGGGTTAAGTATGAGATTGCTAAGTCTTTATATTATCTGTGAAAAGTTTATGTTATTGTATTATTGTTACTGTTATAATAGAGAAATTTTTTAGAGATGGAAAAACTATATCATACCCTTAACCTTGCATTATTAGTTTGTGTAGCTTAAAGTTGGGATGAAAACAATCATATAAAAATGATTCAGAATATATCAAGGATACTGAAAAGAACCAATTGCTGGATGTGTGTAGCTTTGCCCACTAATGGAAAGCAGTCTTCGACTCTAATAGGAGTCCCATTACCAGACAAGGATGCTGCTTTTAGGGAATATTGGGTGAATACAACCTGGGAtttaacagaaacaacaaaacccataTCAATAATAAGTCCATACaaccctgaaaacaaaaatcacccTTATGCTCCATGCTACTCAAGGTGTATGGATTGAAGACCCAGTTTTTGGGATCCAACGGGTACATACCCAGGTTCAACTCATGTGGGAAACTATACGTATTGCAATGAGACACTTAGGATTGGCACACATATGTTTAGGCCTCTAAATTCACCAGGACTAAAATACAAATTCACTAGTGCATGGCCAGTGCCTAAGGGAAAAGGGTGGTATTGGATATGCAACGACACTGCATACAAGATACTACCTGAGAATTGGAAAGGGCAATGTGCTTTGGGAGTAGTGGTAGCAAGAATGACAGTACATGAAACCCTAAACAAGGAGGGTTGGCTTACGTCCACGTTGAGAAGTTTACGTTGCAGAGAGTCAAGCCCACTGACAGAACAAGGAACGAGATTCCATAGTTTTACGAGTTGGCTTCTACTTTGGCTAGGTGTTAGTGAGGTAGAAAAAACACTAGTTAACATCTCGGCAGTAAGAGAGGATCTTGAGAACAACACGATAGATGCCATAGAAGCtttacaagaagaaataaagagtcTATCGTCTGTAGTGATGCAGAACAGACGAGCCCTAGACTTGTTACTAGCAGCCCAAGGAGGAGTATGCACAGTAATCAATAGTAGCTGCTGTACTTACGTAAACAATGAGGGAAGGATAACCAGCGATTTGAAAGCTATTTGGGACAAAATGAGAATATTGCATCAGGTGTCATTGGATAATATGTCATGGGGATTTGAAAATGTGTGGGAAAAATTAACTTACTGGTTGCCAGACTTAAAATGGTTGAAAGCCTTGTTTGTAGCAATGATTATAATGGTCTTGGGATTAATTCTGGCTTTAATGTTTTTGATTGGTCTCATAAAATGCATTAAACCTCTATTGGGAAGGATGATCAAAAGTGCCTGGAAGCAATTTCAATTCACACCATTGGAGAATAGTGAGGGCAAGACTGGATAGGATCCCAAGGATGTGGTAAGAAAAGACCTGCCGAGGAATGCAACTCCCATGGGCTGTGCTCACCAGTCCTATGGGTCCTTACCAGACCTCACTCCAAATTATGCCAACATGAATCAAtttaatgaaaagagaaatggaggATTGTAGTAAATGTCAAAGTGACCTGTGCTTGGGTCAGTACTCCATCTGGGTGAACTGCCCAACCATGTTTCTCATCCCAgtgagatcatagaatcatttaggttggaagagaccctcaagatcattgagtccaaccattaacccaactctagcactaaaccatgtccctaagaacctcatctatatgtcttttaaaaacctccagggatgatgactcaaccactccttgggcagcctgttccaatgcctccCAAACTCTTCCAcgaagaaatctttcctaatatccaaactgaaTCTTCCCAGGTGCCACTTCaggctctttcttctccttctaccACTTGCCAcatgggagaacagaccaacacccttcaTGCGACAACCTcgtttcaggtagttgtagacagcgaaaaggtctcccctcagccttctcttctccaggctaaacagccccagctccctcaaatGCTCCCCATCTGACTTCTtttccagacccctcaccagctttgttgcccttctctgaactcactccagcacctcaaggtctttcttgtagggaggggcccaaaactgagcacagcattcaaggtgcggcctcaccagtgccaagaacAGAGGGATGATCActtgcctggtcctgctggccatgctaTTCTTGATGCATGCTGGGACGctggtggccttcttggccacctgggcacatgctggctcatgttcagtcactgtccatcaacatccccaggtccttttctgtttggcagatttccagcccctcttccctgagcctgtagtgttgcgTGGGGTTATTGTGAGCCaactgcaggacccagcactcgGCATGAAATTGAACAAGTCCGAGTGCTGGATTGTTCACCTGGGATAGAGTAACACTGAGTGCAAGTGTAGATtgggagagagtggctggagagcaggtctgcagaaagggatctggtgTGATGGTTGGCCACAGGGTCAATAGGAGGCAacactgtcccccagcagccaagACGGTAAaccgcatcctggggtgcatcaaacacagcacgGCCATGTGGTCAAAAGAGGTGACTATGCTGCTGTATTCAGTgttggtgcggcctcaccttgagtgctgtgtgcagttcaGGGCCCCACATATTATTACaacaaggatgtgaaggtccttgaattcatccagaggagagcaacaaacCTAGTGAAAGAGTTGGAAGGATTGTCCTCTGAGGAGCttctgaggactttgggcttctctagtttggagaaaaggaggctgaggggcgacctcattgctctctacagcttcctgaggaggggacatggacagggaggtgctgagatcTTCTCCCTGGTGTCCAGCGATAGGACACAcaggaatggttcaaagcttggccaggggaggtttagactggttattaggaaacatctctttatcaaggctggtcaaacactggaacaggcttcctagagaggtggtcaatgccccaagactgtcagtgtttaagaggcatttggacaatgcccttgataacatgatttattttttggtcagccctgaatgtgtcaggtatttgaactagatgatcgttgtaggtcccttccaactgaactctTCTAGTCTAGCCCagtctattttatgtatataccTGTTCAGGGTGGATTCTTCCAGCAGCGGGGCTCAAACACTCAGTCTGCTCAGTAGCCTCCCCAGGACACAGGCCTTGCCAGTTGCAGACACCAGGACGCATGAGCCCCCAGGGCCGCAGCCCCATTCCAGATACTGGTACAGACAACCCCAGTcacacacatgcacgcacacTCTTATGCCCAGTCACTCTGGTCTCTCAGTTGCTGGCACCAATGACATACAGGCTGTCTGaccccctggtcctgctccagttGCTACACTCACAGCCCCATGCTCACACGTTCACGCAGAGAAGAGATTCACTCACATAGCAAAGACTTAGAAATTCAGTTTaatgagaagacaggacagactgtGCTTGTTGGGGTCCTTCTCCAAACTTCCCATGGTAAGTTCTGTGTAATCCAaagatgctcttcccctgcatcccctaATGTGTCCTGCACCCCTAGGCAACAATCCCGTTAGTCTAAATGGtgatccagagagctgctctcagtgacTCCTCTTGATGGGCTTCACACCTGGACAATGAGGCTGAGGGCTCTCCCAGGGTAGCCTTGGGACAAGATGTTCATTCCCCAGAGCCTGTAATTTGGGTTCCCACTTGCCAatgagcctctgtgctcttcttggttttggagatgggctCCTGATGAGCTGGTGGATCCCCAGTGATGGcactgagagcagctggggcagggtaTTAACTGAGTTACTTCTCCTGCCATTGTTAgtgccttctttgtgtgtgaAGAGGAGGTTTTTATCACTTAAAACAATGCAatgagataggacaagaggaaatggcctcaagttgcaccaggggaggttcagattggatattaggaaaaaattcttcctggaaagggttgttgggcattggaacaggctgcccagggcagtgggggagtcaccattcctgaaggtgtttaaaaggtgtttagacaaggttcttagggacatggcttagtgctagaattgggttgtggttggactcgatgatcctgagggtctcttccaactgaaaggattctatgattctatcaatCTCCTGAGGTATCTCTGTCTGGAGGTTACATACCTATGCATTGGTATTATTTAACATATGATAGGAGATCACTGgaactgctgtccagaaatgcctcatgattaggggaaaagctgtgttctTGTACGGGCAACGGCTTCATTCAGGGCCAGTATCACAGCCTTGTTTCTAAGACTGTAGATGAATGGATTTAAGAAGGGGTACAGAACGGTGTTCAGCAACGCTACAAATCTGCTGTTCTCCAAGGAAACACCGACTGAAGGACACACGTAGAGAGCAATGCAGCTCCCATATGCAATTGCCAAGGTGGTGAGATGGGACGAACATGTAGAAAAAGCTTTCTTcctcccagaggctgctggaagatgtagaatacagaaaaggatgcacatgTAAAACACCAAAGTTAAACATAAGGTACCCAGAAAGACAAatgataagaaaacagagtctattttccaaagcaggctggtgtcagagcaggacaCTTTGAATAAGGGGgagttgtcacagaaaaagtgatggATCTCATTTGAGCCACAGAAAGTCAGCTGCGAGAGGATGACCAGGCGGTAACTCAAGAGTGTGAAGCCTGTGACCCAAGTAGCAACaaccaggtggatgcagagctgaggcttcatAATGGCAGCATAATGCAAAGGttggcagatggcaacatagcagTCAAAGGACATGACAACAAGTAGAATAAGCTCTGTACAGCCCAGCGTAAAATAGGAAGAggattgggcaaagcagctgcttagcGAGATTGTTCTCCTCCCAGAACCCAGGATCACAACCAACTTGATGCTTGTGGAGgatgtaaaccagatttccaggaaggccagattgccaatgaaaaagtacataGGGGTTTGAAGGCGGTGATCTGCATACACGAGGAAAATGATGGTGGCGTTCCCCATCACTGTTGTCAGGTATATGAGCAGAAAGACCAGAGAGAGTACAAGCTGCAGTCTTTGAtcaagccctgagaaaccctctAGGATGAACTCAGTAACTGCAGTTCCATTTTCTGGTCCCACGTTGAATTTTGGTTCGTCATGCCGAGacaggaacatggcaaaaaacAAGTGTGATAATTCCACAGTCTGGGTgaaaggctccccaaaactctctgcttctttcctttcttgcagtcttcctaTAGTACACAGATAGAGGACTTCAAGCACTTCTCATACCCTGATTTTTCGGtatcaaatttcatttggagttCTGAGAATCTGTTGTctgctttttacctttttcaaaCACTCATAAAGAATTCTTCCTTCATAACATggattttaaagtctgttagcGATTTTATCCCATTCCTGGCAAATTCCAAATGTACACAGCTCTTTTCCAAACATCTGTCACACCTATGTGCCTAAGTCAtctcttttatttcacaaatgcCAAACTATCatatcaaatcaaatcaaatcaaatcaaatcaaatcaaatgtatgctgaaagcttttctttctacttttgaGTACTTGCCTTTTTGGACTAGGAGTCCCTGAGTATCttgatttcagaataagcagtatCAAGCATCTCTTTCATAATCCcgtgctttcttccacagctttgtgctctctgtttcttcagaacTCATCTTCTTTAGTTATGGTTCCACACAGTCTCATCTGACATCCATCTGCACCGAAATGCAGTTACTTCCAAACAGTTGCTCATTGCTATTACTATCAAATGTCCTGACCTAAACACAGACCAGGAGAATAGTGACTGGAAGAGatctgtaacttttcttttgcGTGCCAGCTATAGGTTGGGAGGACCCAGCCTTgagagttttctcctctctccattgATTATACAGGGAGCCTTGGGACAACAAATTCTCACAGGCACCTATTGTGAAGCAGGTGAAACTCACTATTCAAGTCTCACATCTCCGATTCCTtaagttattttggtttttaaatcaaactacacatctaggagaaagaaggaccaaaaaaaatcccacatatacaataaagactggtgtttttcccttcatctttccatttgttttcaggcATAGAAAGGAGTAGAGCAGATGGctccaaaaaaaagaataattcaaaatgcaaggggagaagagggagaggaggagatggtgggtttgaggcggtgaaacaaagttgtgtgggtgtgcaagcagagctcttcagtcattagtcacctgggtggtccaaggacTTTCCCATCTCATTGTCCACAGAGACAACAACAGAAAGTGGTCTGAGACAACAGATCAACTTGAAACCAAGTGATTGAGTTCAGTCAACCTCCTTCAATATCATCCACCTCCAAAATAGGCAAAAATTAGTCACCTTCAAATTAAATGTTGGCCTGACTCGTGTGGGATTTCTCCAGGTGGGATCCCAGACAGTGCTGGAGACAGGcagatcctgctgtgcctgggcctgTTTCCTGTGCGTAAAGGTAGTTTTTAACatcctgggtgaagaacctgactgtttcagagatctctgtagcagtttctgctgcaaaactgaataaaattgagTAACAGTAATTACTTAACTTGCTTGCACATGCCAGAGAGGATGTGCAGGACAACAGGCTGGCTGAATTGTAAGAACTCAGCAGAACTGTTGTACGGGGAGCCTCACTTGATCCACTTGAAGACACTCTTGCAAAGATCCTTGCAaaggagtctcttccaacctatGGTATTTCATAATTCAATTaatcttttcctcagagagctcttcaaagaataggcaaggaagtaaaagagacagagggaaagaagtaGAGATATAAAATGTGCCAATACAAATTGAGAAGATCCTCTGAACAGTGTTTCCCAACTCAAACCATTGGTAGGcaatgtattttgggaaatggctgcataaaaacattcacataGAGATACAGTGTTTAATTAGCTTGCTGACACTTGCCCATGGtactttcaaaacaaacaaactaactaactaactgacTATGAAGAGTTTCATGaaaattggtttaaaaatactggCAGTTGTGGAAAGGAAGGCTTTTTGAGCTATTACACAgaagtcttttctgcagaggGCTCAACTATTTCCTAAAATCTACGTTCAGGGGTTGATTCAGTTGTTTGCACAGAGGTGGCCACTGCCTCCAACATACCCTGGGGTAGCTGAAGCACCATGTGGGACTGGGAAAAGTCTCCCAGGACCTATGGGAGCTGTTCTGGAGCACAAGCTGTTACGCATGAGCTGCTgggtgggctgagcagggacctcagcagcacagcagcccattGTGTCCCGttggctgctgctgtgaggtcacttctgTCACAGAAACTGACTGACCAGCAGCGGGAAGGCAAATACTCAGAGGTCATGAGGGCCATCAGAAAGCTGCTCCCAAGATGATGACAGATTTGGGAAGGTCAAGGGGAACTGGGACAAGAGAGATTAGAGatttgggggaggaaagaatGGCTTGGCCAACAGAGGTGAAAGATTTGGAGGGTTTCAGGTAACAGTGATGCCGCTGTGACACtgactgtgaaaacattcatgttaGGCCCTTACCTGTGTTCTAAGCAGTAATCTTAAACTCTAACCTTACCCCTAAATGCTAGTCCCCACCCTGACAGTAATGCACTACTTTAAACCCAAACCTCAAAATTTACCTCTAAGCCAAATCCCAAACCCATAACCCCTTATTGTTAGTGTTACCTTTTCACTCACTTTAACCCCTACCCTGTATCCCTAGCCTTAAGATACCAGCCTTAACCTTAGGCCTCACCAcaaccctaaaaaaaccccctaactCACAAAGCTAGCCCGTACCCTTAACACTAACCATGCACCTAGGCAGATTACCAGAtgcctaaatcctaaccctgaACAGCAAGCTCTAATCCCTAATCCCTAAATTGAACACCTCATCCCCAGAGCTCTCATTCCCGTGCTCAAtccccatcacctccaacccctctccctaccCTACTTCAGCAATTTGGCCCCTTGGGGCAAGCCAAGGTTATTCTGGAGCAGCCACGGGGCATCTGAAGAGGGATGTGAGGTTACAGGTACCTGACCAGCTGTCAAGCCCAAGGAGGAGATGGGCAGGATTGCTGGGATGAGGTCTATGGTGCTTCAGAGACTCATGGGCATGTGAGAGGCACATGGCTGTGATGgtggctgtgaggtcacttccacCTGAGTACCTGATAGGCCAGCTTCAGGCACATGACTGGTCTATGTGTGTATCATTGAAGCTGTGCCTAAGGAACTGATACCACCAACATGCATGTAGGTTGAATGCTGTTTGCAAAGTCTCTGCTGCCCTAGCACCTTGCAGGACTGGCATGGAGATGCACCTGGCAGTCAGAGAAAGATCACCAGCAGGTGCATGGGCTTGGAGGGTGACaatcattttacttttatctGCAGCAGGCACATGCCTTTAGTCTTGTCCAGGAAGCTGAAAGGTCAACAGCAGGCGTGTGGCTtggaagatcatggtgaggatACTTCTTTCTGGTCAGCTGAGAGACCACAAGCAGGCTGACGGGCTGGGTCAAAGACTTTAAGGGTGGATCCTGAGATCATGGAACTTTGCTTGAtaatgggaaagagcagaagaaagagagaaactgctgcAAAGTTCTGATTGGAATGTGGAGACGTGACATGATGAGCTGAAAATGTCACTTGAGGGCTgcactgtggtgcaagaggtcacccagagggagtctgcgatcagcccatggctttgtgtttcacgGAACAGCCAGGGAGGGTGGAAAGACATCAGTGAAGTATGGAAATGCCATGGCGAGAGCAaggtggggaagagatgggtgtctacagccatggggagagaggggcaggtgtgggacagCGTAAGACAGTCAGAGGTGGAGGTGGCCAAGGGCTCTGgtagggctggaaggcacccacagaacagagatctctgtccacttggccatggcagttgtctctgccacagacCTGTGAGGAGACAAGTCCTCATGGCACAGGGGCCTCattgcagccccacagggaggtgtcaggctgttgttcttcactcagcatcacacccacatcccactgccccaggaagagccacgcaggagggacaggatctgccttcccaggggctgggctgagggctTGGCCTTTCTGTCTCATAAATCGAACCAAagtttttctcagcatcagaactGTCTGTATGTGACCTTTGcctatctgccatcatggcctccaagtATCTGCTCTAACGACTCCATCAGGAGAGTTTGTTGGTAATTGCCGTCAGTTGGGCCAATTAACGCTCCCAGACACTTTGGCATTTGCTTCTGACTTTACgttcttgagaggttttttcagtctcctctcagtatctgaggttcatggactcagcaccaaatgcaccatggggctcataaAAGTGGAGAAAGCCCTAAGGATCTGTGTGTCTAccatgatttttgaaaagtcttcaagacttgtacagTAAATTAGAGAGGTTTTAGAAGTCCAGTTGAAGATTTCTATAagcattttataatttttattttcatatttaaggattttttcattacttttcgGTTTATGGAAGAGGTGATACCAGCATTTTCTAATTGATATTGATCCAGActgtctcctaaggaggtctggacagATTGGAAAAGTAGtcccttgaggtctgacactgtgtggacaaccttgctcctcacgTCCCAACACCACTATTTCTGTCATCGCACATCTGGGACTTACATCACTTTTCcttacatcagacttctccactgaagGCTGCAACTGGATGTTCAAGCCCCATTCCACAAATTTCCACCTGCTCTCATTAGAGAACTGGCTGCaaacaggcacagaaaggtttttcttggttttgaacacacaaattcaaatgtgattagatcatcaaaaagataaaacacaggccTCAGCTCTATGCCAAGTCCAAGCTGGCTGCAATGAGTTCCACCTTCCAGAAGGGAGAACCAtgcaataaatgtttttgagagaTAGATAGGAAATTATAAAtagaaacacaattaaaagacATGGTGAATTTCTTCAGGCCAGGAGGAAATAACTGGAATGTGAGGGAGATGAAACACACGGAGTAAGAGATACAGTACTGGTGatgcaaagacaaggaaaaatcaatatttcttctcctgctgttaatacacatcctgaaaaattctcagttaGAAATCATGGGAAAAGCTCAGACATTTTACTGAATGTACTGAATCATTTAAGTTGATTTAAAGGTTCTCATAAGATTTGAAATTTCTCAGGATTGCCGTCACTGTCCAACCATGAGCACAGAACCTGCAGGAGACCAGAGGcccttgggagctgcaggcGGAGTTCCATCTGAACTGGgggagccaccagtgatgccactgaagtcccagaggacctGGACAATGGCATCCAAACTATCAAACTTGAGTACAAACAGAGAAAACCTGAGAccattggggaaaaagtaactgatgatAGTTGTGAACTGGGGAAGAGAGTcgggcagagaaagggagggatcaAGGTGGactgtggaagaagcagcctgtggaagagtggggaggagagggattcgagggaccagctgcccgtggggaggtggctggtcagtgctggtctggccaaaccccctgcctcatcaccatggtctgtcctgcttattAGACTGGTTTCAGTTGGGGTAGAGTTACTTATCTTCATAGTCACTTGTATGGGGCTGTATGTTAaatctgtgatggaaacagtgttgatcaCAGCCCaatatttcagtcattgctgagcagtgcttgcacagtatcaaGGTCTTTTAAGCTTCTCACGCTGAGAAGTGAGAGGAGGCAGGGGGTGTCCAAGAAATTGAGAGGAGacgcagctgggacagctgaccccaactgaccaaaggggtcTTCCATACCGTATGtagtcatgctcagcaataaaatctgggaggagaagggaggggagaacactcagagtgatggcgtttgtcttcccaagtaactgctatgtgtgatggagccctgattttctggagatggctgaacacccacCTGCGAACACAAAGCAGCGGGCGAATTCCTCATCTTTCTTTGATTGCACACGCAGCTTTTGGtttacctattaaactctcTCTTTTGGGTaccgctggctgctgctccctcattttcctcctcttatcactttcctcctctttatctcaatccacgagttttcttttaattttcttatccTTCCCCTCATCCTGCTGTGGGGGAGGGAGCAACCGACTGTGTGGTGCTGAGCGGATGACTAGGGTTAAACTACGACATTTCTTAAAGTCCCCTCCTGGCtatttgctgtgtgagtgggttcactgttgtgtgtggttttggtcaattctaagtgagggtagcaaggaggaggaggacaccaggatgTGAAGACACCCAGGGTTGGAATGGCCAAAtgggtaatatctctgagtctgggcaAACACACAGCCCAGGTCCACAGCTGGGGGAACACAGGAGCATGTGAGACAGTGCGTAAGTTCTGCCCAGGATGTACGGACCACTCGTGCAACCTTCACACCAGAGC containing:
- the LOC136000313 gene encoding olfactory receptor 6E1-like, with protein sequence MFLSRHDEPKFNVGPENGTAVTEFILEGFSGLDQRLQLVLSLVFLLIYLTTVMGNATIIFLVYADHRLQTPMYFFIGNLAFLEIWFTSSTSIKLVVILGSGRRTISLSSCFAQSSSYFTLGCTELILLVVMSFDCYVAICQPLHYAAIMKPQLCIHLVVATWVTGFTLLSYRLVILSQLTFCGSNEIHHFFCDNSPLFKVSCSDTSLLWKIDSVFLSFVFLGTLCLTLVFYMCILFCILHLPAASGRKKAFSTCSSHLTTLAIAYGSCIALYVCPSVGVSLENSRFVALLNTVLYPFLNPFIYSLRNKAVILALNEAVARTRTQLFP